The Lycium ferocissimum isolate CSIRO_LF1 chromosome 1, AGI_CSIRO_Lferr_CH_V1, whole genome shotgun sequence genome includes a region encoding these proteins:
- the LOC132068264 gene encoding proteinase inhibitor I-B-like isoform X1 — protein MATVGKSIVKLSHVVAFLLLASLFKPLTARDLVLKGSDEEIEVLRLPPENENPSLDDSQPSCKGKHSWPELVGKPAFTAKKIIEKENSAALVVVLLPGMPATGDFVCGRVRLLVSWNLIVQRTPTMEVCCFVQITDPSMV, from the exons ATGGCAACGGTGGGAAAGAGTATAGTCAAGTTATCTCACGTGGTTGCCTTCTTGCTTCTTGCAT CACTGTTTAAACCTCTGACGGCACGAGATCTGGTACTCAAAGGAAGTGATGAGGAGATAGAAGTCCTTCGACTTCCACCGGAAAATGAAAACCCATCACTTGATGACTCTCAACCATCTTGCAAAgg AAAACATTCATGGCCTGAACTTGTTGGGAAACCAGCATTCactgcaaaaaaaataattgagaagGAAAATTCTGCAGCCTTAGTTGTGGTTTTACTCCCTGGTATGCCTGCTACAGGTGACTTTGTATGTGGTCGAGTTAGACTTCTTGTTAGTTGGAACCTCATTGTTCAAAGGACTCCCACCATGGAAGTTTGTTGTTTTGTTCAAATTACTGATCCCAGCATggtttaa
- the LOC132068130 gene encoding uncharacterized protein LOC132068130 isoform X2 translates to MAGAFSMAKARSLISHLRLLLSSTVKETQYRTFSACISVHHFVPAQYVDITVIRRWNGFQGGMKRWGFSGMPTSHGSSLSHRSICSAGQRDVPGKNERDDNGYVQWAIHVAGSTWYDDYRHQEDVCHAFQLLKRGGLKEENIIVFMHVIPNPISHGMPAHPSQHPHLCYLHFLDMSFLNWPIYHPIQHSRSNHRFVKLSF, encoded by the exons ATGGCGGGCGCATTCTCAATGGCGAAAGCGAGAAGCCTTATTTCTCATCTCCGCCTCCTTTTATCATCCACAGTTAAAGAAACCCAGTACAGAACCTTCAGTGCTTGCATAAGTGTTCACCATTTTGTTCCGGCCCAGTATGTAGATATTACCGTTATTAGAAGATGGAATGGTTTTCAGGGTGGGATGAAAAGATGGGGGTTCAGCGGTATGCCAACATCACATGGTTCTTCATTATCCCACAGAAGTATATGTTCTGCAG GTCAAAGAGATGTTCCAGGAAAGAATGAGCGGGATGACAACGGCTACGTGCAGTGGGCAATTCATGTGGCTGGCAGTACTTGGTACGATGATTATCGCCATCAGGAAGATGTGTGCCATGCTTTCCAGCTATTGAAAAGAGGAGGACTAAAGGAAGAAAACATTATTGTGTTTATGCACGTCATTCCGAATCCTATCTCTCATGGTATGCCCGCACATCCATCTCAGCATCCGCATCTCTGCTACCTTCATTTTCTGGACATGAGCTTTCTTAACTGGCCAATATACCATCCCATACAgcatagtcggtctaaccaccgcTTTGTAAAACTTTCCTTTTAG
- the LOC132068534 gene encoding proteinase inhibitor I-B-like isoform X1 produces the protein MEGKPMVKLSHVVAFLLLASLFQPLMARDLVFKMTDEIEVLRLPLAKENQVEALDDFPIVCPGKQSWPELVGQPAEIAIKIIENENPIAKIQLLFPGMVRPFNYVCGRVFLVVDWNVIVVKTPTMG, from the exons ATGGAGGGAAAGCCTATGGTCAAATTATCTCACGTGGTTGCTTTCTTGCTTCTTGCATCAC tTTTTCAACCTCTTATGGCACGAGATCTGGTATTCAAAATGACTGATGAGATAGAAGTTTTGCGACTTCCACTGGCAAAAGAAAACCAAGTAGAAGCACTTGATGACTTTCCAATAGTGTGCCCAG GTAAGCAATCATGGCCAGAACTTGTGGGACAGCCAGCAGAGATTGCTATCAAAATTATTGAGAATGAAAATCCGATAGCCAAAATTCAGCTTTTATTCCCTGGTATGGTTAGGccatttaattatgtatgtgGTCGAGTTTTTCTGGTTGTTGACTGGAACGTCATTGTTGTAAAAACTCCCACGATGggttaa
- the LOC132068130 gene encoding uncharacterized protein LOC132068130 isoform X1, with product MAGAFSMAKARSLISHLRLLLSSTVKETQYRTFSACISVHHFVPAQYVDITVIRRWNGFQGGMKRWGFSGMPTSHGSSLSHRSICSAGQRDAPGKGGMKRWGFSGMPTAHSASLSHRSIYSVGQRDALGKGGMKTWGFSSMPASHGASLSHKSICSTSQRDVPGKNERDDNGYVQWAIHVAGSTWYDDYRHQEDVCHAFQLLKRGGLKEENIIVFMHVIPNPISHGMPAHPSQHPHLCYLHFLDMSFLNWPIYHPIQHSRSNHRFVKLSF from the exons ATGGCGGGCGCATTCTCAATGGCGAAAGCGAGAAGCCTTATTTCTCATCTCCGCCTCCTTTTATCATCCACAGTTAAAGAAACCCAGTACAGAACCTTCAGTGCTTGCATAAGTGTTCACCATTTTGTTCCGGCCCAGTATGTAGATATTACCGTTATTAGAAGATGGAATGGTTTTCAGGGTGGGATGAAAAGATGGGGGTTCAGCGGTATGCCAACATCACATGGTTCTTCATTATCCCACAGAAGTATATGTTCTGCAGGTCAAAGAGATGCTCCAGGAAAGGGTGGGATGAAAAGATGGGGGTTCAGCGGTATGCCAACAGCACATAGTGCTTCATTATCCCACAGAAGTATATATTCTGTAGGTCAAAGAGATGCTCTAGGAAAGGGTGGGATGAAAACATGGGGGTTCAGCAGTATGCCAGCATCACATGGTGCTTCATTATCCCACAAAAGTATATGTTCTACAA GTCAAAGAGATGTTCCAGGAAAGAATGAGCGGGATGACAACGGCTACGTGCAGTGGGCAATTCATGTGGCTGGCAGTACTTGGTACGATGATTATCGCCATCAGGAAGATGTGTGCCATGCTTTCCAGCTATTGAAAAGAGGAGGACTAAAGGAAGAAAACATTATTGTGTTTATGCACGTCATTCCGAATCCTATCTCTCATGGTATGCCCGCACATCCATCTCAGCATCCGCATCTCTGCTACCTTCATTTTCTGGACATGAGCTTTCTTAACTGGCCAATATACCATCCCATACAgcatagtcggtctaaccaccgcTTTGTAAAACTTTCCTTTTAG
- the LOC132068534 gene encoding proteinase inhibitor I-B-like isoform X2: protein MEGKTMVKLSHVVAIMLLASLFQPLMARDLVFKMTDEIEVLRLPLAKENQVEALDDFPIVCPGKQSWPELVGQPAEIAIKIIENENPIAKIQLLFPGMVRPFNYVCGRVFLVVDWNVIVVKTPTMG from the exons ATGGAGGGAAAGACTATGGTCAAATTATCTCACGTGGTTGCTATCATGCTTCTTGCATCAC tTTTTCAACCTCTTATGGCACGAGATCTGGTATTCAAAATGACTGATGAGATAGAAGTTTTGCGACTTCCACTGGCAAAAGAAAACCAAGTAGAAGCACTTGATGACTTTCCAATAGTGTGCCCAG GTAAGCAATCATGGCCAGAACTTGTGGGACAGCCAGCAGAGATTGCTATCAAAATTATTGAGAATGAAAATCCGATAGCCAAAATTCAGCTTTTATTCCCTGGTATGGTTAGGccatttaattatgtatgtgGTCGAGTTTTTCTGGTTGTTGACTGGAACGTCATTGTTGTAAAAACTCCCACGATGggttaa